One window of the Glycocaulis alkaliphilus genome contains the following:
- a CDS encoding type II toxin-antitoxin system VapB family antitoxin codes for MRTTLNLDDALLEKAVKLTGIEERAALVREAMKALIERESARRLARLGGTQPDLRPVPRRQDEPA; via the coding sequence ATGCGTACGACCTTGAACCTTGATGACGCGCTGCTCGAAAAGGCCGTAAAGCTTACAGGTATTGAAGAGCGCGCTGCCCTGGTGCGCGAAGCCATGAAGGCCCTGATCGAGCGCGAGAGCGCGCGCCGCCTTGCCCGGCTGGGGGGCACTCAGCCAGATCTGCGGCCCGTTCCCCGGCGGCAGGACGAACCGGCTTGA
- a CDS encoding TonB-dependent receptor → MTIRNQRLLGVSGLVLALGLSAFGADALAQHQLTGRVVDERGNALPGARVSVPALGLSTSTNRQGEFSFSSVPAGEAQLEVNYLGLPTGVRGVNVSATEANMITFTLADTGAGMDRIVITGAILDGTARALNQQRTNDATTNIVSSDAIGRFPDANIAEALQRVPGFAVARDQGEGRFINLRGAPSEFTAISVDGAAIASPDATTRAVDLDTIPSDVVNAIEVSKTLLPFQDADSIAGSVNLVTRSPFDRGGFSLRLQGGASINEIGSTNDYRLSGVISNTFGPNERFGALFSASYSHTDRQVHNMEANWDVATVGGQDVFFVDEFVWKDYDTRRTRQAYTGALEFRPDDSTRYFLRGNWSRFEDDEYRNQLILDLSAGTLQPGFTDTTATWTNARIEKELRHRTVTNTIWNIQAGGEHDFGRTRLDYQLSYNESEQTYPQRDQLLFRSSLRPTVSYNYTSADEPAISLFQTNEHQDFGAFSFRRLDQRFEVNDTREWAVRANVERDGSLFGNNAEHRFGAALRWREAERDDERWRSPTTADFGPAQTLTQLQTGEVSQNFIYNLGFKIDEGLADAYFNSMRGTVYGNPAYRRMPTSVESDYTVEENVYAAYGMSRVSLTNTDVTFGLRVEHTEFSSTANRVNESTGVVTPVSNSRDYTNWFPNLTVRHEFNENLIGRLALTRAISRPNYPDVVARVSAGDTPPLTVNRGNPDLRPTLANNFDAGLEYYIAPLGLIAINAFYKDLENYEFTLRTPNQVFEGQPATFVQAENAPDGYIRGVEFTWQQSFTFLPGLLSYTGIFANATFTDSEMDIGRTVGGRSKFPLQGQSDQTFNVALFFETDRFNARLSWNDRSDYLDSLNAEDSRFDRYWEGRSQLDFTASFEVNDQFEVFFEAKNLTDSEGIRYESDRSRVYERERFGYTLFSGLRFNF, encoded by the coding sequence ATGACCATTCGCAATCAACGCCTTCTGGGCGTATCGGGCCTCGTGCTCGCTCTTGGCCTGAGCGCTTTTGGCGCTGACGCGCTTGCACAACACCAGCTGACGGGCCGCGTGGTGGACGAGCGCGGCAACGCGCTGCCTGGTGCGCGCGTTTCGGTACCGGCGCTTGGCCTGTCCACCTCCACCAACCGCCAGGGCGAGTTCTCCTTCTCGTCCGTGCCTGCTGGTGAAGCCCAGCTGGAAGTGAACTATCTCGGCCTGCCGACCGGCGTACGCGGTGTGAACGTGTCCGCGACCGAAGCCAACATGATCACCTTCACGCTCGCCGATACCGGCGCGGGCATGGACCGTATCGTCATCACCGGCGCGATCCTTGACGGAACGGCCCGCGCGCTCAACCAGCAGCGCACCAATGATGCCACCACCAATATCGTGTCGTCCGACGCCATTGGCCGCTTCCCCGATGCCAATATTGCTGAAGCGCTGCAGCGCGTGCCGGGCTTTGCCGTGGCGCGTGACCAGGGTGAAGGCCGCTTCATCAATCTGCGCGGTGCGCCCAGCGAGTTCACCGCCATCTCCGTGGACGGCGCGGCTATCGCTTCACCGGACGCGACCACGCGCGCTGTGGATCTCGACACAATTCCCTCCGACGTCGTGAACGCTATCGAGGTGTCGAAAACCCTCCTGCCGTTCCAGGATGCCGACTCCATTGCCGGCTCGGTCAATCTTGTCACCCGCTCGCCGTTTGATCGCGGTGGTTTCAGCCTGCGCCTGCAGGGCGGTGCCAGCATTAACGAGATCGGTTCGACCAATGACTACCGCTTGTCCGGCGTGATCTCGAATACGTTTGGCCCCAATGAGCGTTTTGGCGCGCTCTTCTCGGCCAGCTATTCGCACACCGACCGCCAGGTTCACAACATGGAAGCCAACTGGGACGTGGCGACCGTAGGCGGCCAGGACGTGTTCTTCGTGGATGAGTTCGTCTGGAAGGATTACGACACCCGCCGCACGCGCCAGGCCTATACCGGCGCGCTGGAATTCCGGCCTGACGACTCCACCCGCTATTTCCTGCGCGGCAACTGGTCCCGCTTCGAGGACGATGAGTACCGCAACCAGCTCATTCTCGATCTGAGCGCCGGGACGCTGCAGCCGGGCTTCACCGACACCACGGCGACCTGGACCAATGCCCGCATCGAGAAAGAGCTGCGTCACCGCACCGTGACCAACACGATCTGGAACATCCAGGCTGGCGGCGAGCACGATTTTGGACGCACCCGGCTTGACTATCAGCTGTCCTATAACGAGTCCGAGCAGACCTATCCCCAGCGCGACCAGCTCCTGTTCCGCTCCAGCCTGCGCCCGACCGTGTCTTACAACTATACGAGCGCGGACGAGCCGGCGATCAGCCTGTTCCAGACCAATGAGCACCAGGATTTCGGTGCCTTCAGCTTCCGCCGCCTCGATCAGCGCTTTGAAGTCAACGATACCCGCGAGTGGGCCGTGCGGGCCAATGTGGAGCGCGATGGCTCGCTGTTCGGCAATAATGCCGAGCACCGCTTCGGTGCAGCCCTGCGCTGGCGTGAGGCCGAGCGTGACGACGAACGCTGGCGCAGCCCGACGACGGCCGATTTCGGTCCGGCCCAGACGCTTACCCAGCTGCAGACCGGCGAAGTATCGCAGAACTTCATCTACAATCTGGGCTTCAAGATCGATGAAGGTCTGGCTGATGCCTACTTCAACTCCATGCGCGGCACGGTGTATGGCAATCCGGCCTATCGCCGCATGCCGACCTCCGTCGAGAGCGACTATACGGTCGAGGAAAACGTCTACGCCGCCTATGGCATGAGCCGGGTGTCGCTGACCAATACGGACGTGACGTTCGGCTTGCGTGTCGAGCACACCGAGTTCAGCTCGACCGCCAACCGCGTCAACGAATCGACCGGCGTAGTAACCCCGGTTTCCAACAGCCGTGACTACACCAACTGGTTCCCGAACCTGACCGTGCGTCACGAGTTCAATGAGAACCTGATCGGCCGCTTGGCTCTGACCCGCGCCATTTCCCGTCCGAATTATCCGGATGTCGTGGCCCGCGTCAGCGCCGGCGACACGCCGCCGCTCACCGTGAACCGGGGCAATCCGGACCTGCGCCCCACCCTGGCGAACAATTTCGACGCGGGGCTCGAATACTATATCGCGCCTCTGGGCCTGATCGCGATCAACGCCTTCTACAAGGACCTGGAGAATTACGAGTTTACCCTGCGCACCCCGAACCAGGTGTTCGAGGGCCAGCCTGCGACCTTCGTCCAGGCCGAGAACGCGCCCGACGGTTATATCCGCGGCGTAGAATTCACCTGGCAGCAATCCTTCACCTTCCTGCCGGGCCTGCTGAGCTATACTGGCATCTTTGCCAATGCCACCTTCACGGACTCCGAAATGGATATCGGCCGGACCGTGGGCGGGCGTTCGAAATTCCCGCTCCAGGGCCAGTCGGACCAGACCTTTAACGTGGCGCTGTTCTTCGAGACGGACCGCTTCAATGCGCGTCTGTCGTGGAATGACCGCTCGGACTATCTGGACTCGCTCAATGCCGAGGACAGCCGGTTTGACCGCTACTGGGAAGGCCGTTCGCAGCTGGACTTCACGGCGTCCTTCGAGGTCAATGACCAGTTTGAAGTCTTCTTCGAGGCCAAGAACCTGACCGACTCCGAAGGCATCCGCTATGAAAGTGACCGCAGCCGCGTGTATGAGCGCGAGCGCTTCGGCTACACCCTGTTTAGCGGCCTGCGCTTCAACTTCTAG
- a CDS encoding RNA polymerase factor sigma-32 → MSTQPSARRSADPDRQFMKTAMAVPLLEREEELALATAWREEGDEQALHKLTTAYMRLVIAVAARFRQYGLPFADLVQEGNIGLMQAAARFEPERGLRFSTYASWWIRSSIQDYVLRNWSIVRTGTTAAQKSLFFNLRRLRALISDVSGGALTPENRAYVAEALKVGEDDVDAMAARLAAVDRSLNAPFTEEGEGEWQDLLADDRPDPEAAVMDARDTATRQNWISEAMSRLSERERHIITQRRLTEESVTLEKLGEELGISKERVRQIEHQALMKLKKSLTEIVGDPEEAGLVPAG, encoded by the coding sequence ATGTCCACCCAGCCTTCTGCCCGCCGCAGTGCCGATCCTGACCGCCAGTTCATGAAAACGGCCATGGCCGTACCGCTGCTGGAGCGCGAGGAAGAACTGGCGCTGGCAACAGCCTGGCGCGAGGAGGGTGATGAGCAGGCCCTGCACAAGCTCACCACGGCCTATATGCGCCTCGTCATCGCGGTGGCGGCACGTTTCCGCCAGTACGGCCTGCCCTTCGCTGATCTGGTGCAGGAGGGCAATATCGGCCTGATGCAGGCGGCAGCCCGGTTCGAGCCGGAGCGGGGCTTGCGCTTTTCCACCTATGCCAGCTGGTGGATACGCTCTTCGATCCAGGATTATGTGCTGCGCAACTGGTCGATCGTGCGCACCGGCACCACGGCCGCCCAGAAATCGCTGTTTTTCAATCTGCGCCGCCTGCGCGCCCTGATCAGCGATGTGAGCGGGGGCGCACTGACGCCGGAAAACCGTGCCTATGTCGCCGAAGCGCTCAAAGTCGGTGAAGACGATGTGGACGCGATGGCCGCACGCCTGGCCGCCGTTGACCGCTCGCTGAACGCGCCCTTCACCGAAGAGGGTGAAGGCGAGTGGCAGGATCTGCTCGCTGATGACCGCCCTGACCCTGAAGCGGCTGTGATGGATGCGCGCGACACGGCCACGCGCCAGAACTGGATCAGCGAGGCCATGAGCCGCCTGAGCGAGCGCGAGCGTCACATCATCACGCAGCGCCGCCTTACCGAAGAATCCGTCACGCTGGAAAAGCTCGGCGAGGAGCTGGGTATCTCCAAGGAGAGGGTGCGCCAGATCGAACATCAGGCGCTGATGAAGCTGAAAAAATCCCTGACCGAAATTGTCGGCGATCCTGAAGAGGCCGGACTGGTTCCGGCAGGGTAG
- a CDS encoding thermonuclease family protein produces MGRIIAAALIAFCLAACGAPPTAGPEAAPLAESPSGARAISGDRFTLEIEGEVADIRLAGIRTPRSGPSAELALARLQVLLDEVGGNLVLIPAGPGRNRYGALLVTATRGDGSTLQEILVGEGLAAVDSHGDNTAHTSRLLVLEEEARLAGLGAWGLRDLLVHTTDPNALAPWLDSVQIVEGRVISTGAARDGRIYLNFGTDWRTDFTVQVMRRDQRRFEAHGIDLRALEGAVVRVRGWMYAENGPMILLDHPEALELVDAPEAARLPGR; encoded by the coding sequence GTGGGAAGGATAATCGCAGCGGCGCTCATTGCTTTCTGCCTTGCTGCCTGCGGCGCTCCGCCAACGGCCGGACCAGAAGCGGCGCCACTGGCTGAAAGCCCGTCTGGCGCCCGCGCCATCAGCGGAGACCGTTTCACGCTGGAGATTGAAGGCGAGGTGGCCGATATACGTCTGGCCGGGATACGCACGCCGCGTTCTGGCCCGTCTGCAGAACTGGCGTTGGCACGGCTACAGGTCCTGCTGGACGAGGTTGGCGGCAATCTGGTGCTTATCCCTGCCGGGCCGGGCCGCAATCGCTATGGCGCGCTTCTGGTGACCGCCACGCGCGGTGACGGCTCTACCCTGCAGGAAATCCTCGTGGGCGAGGGGCTGGCCGCTGTCGACAGCCATGGCGACAACACGGCGCACACCTCCCGGCTTCTTGTGCTGGAGGAGGAGGCAAGGCTGGCAGGGCTCGGCGCGTGGGGTTTGCGCGATCTTCTGGTTCACACTACCGATCCCAACGCGCTCGCGCCCTGGCTGGACAGTGTTCAGATCGTGGAAGGGCGGGTCATCTCCACCGGCGCCGCGCGCGATGGCCGCATCTATCTCAATTTCGGCACGGACTGGCGCACTGATTTCACCGTGCAGGTCATGCGCCGCGACCAGCGCCGCTTCGAGGCGCACGGCATTGATCTGCGCGCGCTGGAAGGCGCCGTGGTGCGGGTGCGTGGCTGGATGTATGCCGAGAATGGCCCGATGATCTTGCTCGACCACCCGGAGGCGCTGGAGCTGGTGGATGCACCTGAGGCAGCGCGGCTGCCCGGGCGTTAA
- a CDS encoding type II toxin-antitoxin system VapC family toxin codes for MILVDTSVWVDHLRSGEPHLAGLLMNGQAVCHPFIIGELALGNLSDRADILADLENLPAAPVAADEEVRRLIDQHGLAGSGIGYVDAHLAASAKLGALQGLWTRDRRLARVLDRLGLAVNFA; via the coding sequence TTGATCCTCGTCGACACATCGGTGTGGGTAGATCATCTGCGTTCCGGCGAGCCGCATCTGGCGGGTCTGCTGATGAATGGTCAGGCCGTGTGCCATCCCTTCATCATTGGTGAGCTGGCACTTGGAAACCTGTCAGACCGGGCGGATATTCTGGCTGATCTGGAAAACCTGCCCGCCGCGCCCGTGGCCGCTGATGAGGAGGTGCGCCGCCTTATCGATCAGCACGGTCTTGCGGGCAGCGGTATCGGTTATGTTGACGCACATCTTGCCGCATCGGCAAAGCTGGGTGCGCTGCAAGGCTTATGGACCCGCGACAGGCGTCTGGCGCGGGTCCTTGACCGGCTCGGCCTGGCTGTGAATTTCGCCTAG
- a CDS encoding heavy-metal-associated domain-containing protein has translation MSIRQITLAFALAVTPALSAAPHALAQETALSESQITPAMRSALDEGGSLVIVDVLGAVCDFCALAMTRTFERRSEVAAATVDLDAKTLTFVVHEGQTLDDATITDLIRRSGYQANGIARPEAL, from the coding sequence ATGTCTATTCGCCAAATCACGCTTGCTTTCGCCCTTGCTGTCACCCCGGCGCTGAGCGCTGCGCCCCATGCGCTGGCTCAGGAAACCGCCCTGTCGGAAAGCCAGATCACGCCCGCCATGAGAAGCGCCCTCGATGAGGGTGGCTCGCTGGTGATCGTCGATGTGCTGGGGGCGGTGTGCGATTTCTGCGCGCTCGCCATGACGCGCACATTCGAACGGCGTTCAGAAGTCGCTGCGGCGACGGTCGATCTCGATGCCAAGACGCTGACCTTCGTGGTCCATGAAGGCCAGACGCTGGACGATGCCACGATTACCGACCTGATCCGGCGTTCGGGCTATCAGGCCAATGGCATCGCCCGTCCGGAGGCGTTGTAA
- a CDS encoding RNA-binding S4 domain-containing protein, protein MTGPASGDEAPERIRIDIWLFRARFLKSRALAADLVNRGHVRLERGGQIVKIAKAAHIIQPGDILTLPLRPVPARIEVCAIGERRGPPAEARTLYRTLDIAGP, encoded by the coding sequence ATGACTGGGCCAGCCTCCGGCGACGAAGCGCCAGAGCGTATCCGTATTGATATCTGGCTGTTTCGCGCGCGCTTCCTCAAATCGCGCGCGCTGGCTGCCGATCTCGTCAATCGCGGCCATGTCAGGCTGGAACGGGGTGGACAGATCGTCAAAATTGCCAAGGCCGCCCATATCATCCAGCCCGGCGACATTCTCACCCTGCCGCTCAGACCTGTGCCGGCACGCATCGAGGTTTGCGCCATAGGCGAGCGGCGCGGCCCGCCTGCCGAGGCCAGAACGCTATACCGGACGCTGGATATCGCAGGACCGTGA
- the rpmB gene encoding 50S ribosomal protein L28, whose translation MARRCELTGTGPMSGNNVSHANNKTRRRFLPNLIDVTLASEALGRAFKFRIAAKALRSVDHVGGLDPFLLKARDENLSAGALKVKRELKKAQGEAAA comes from the coding sequence ATGGCGCGCCGCTGCGAACTGACCGGGACCGGCCCAATGTCGGGCAACAACGTGTCCCACGCCAATAACAAGACCCGCCGGCGCTTCCTGCCGAACCTGATCGACGTCACGCTGGCGTCGGAGGCTCTGGGCCGCGCGTTCAAATTCCGCATTGCGGCGAAAGCCCTGCGCAGCGTGGACCATGTGGGCGGTCTCGACCCGTTCCTGCTCAAAGCCCGCGACGAGAACCTCTCGGCTGGCGCGCTGAAAGTGAAGCGCGAGCTGAAAAAGGCACAAGGCGAAGCGGCGGCCTAA
- a CDS encoding DUF3108 domain-containing protein: protein MRLKALLAMTALAVLPALPASADTGTRLAAPPESLFVQYSGSLLLIPVANISINAVWPGDTYSATATFQSGGLLRWFDDTNIEAGVSGYVREDGLDPWRYQHLNHASGKGRIVAVHFEEGMAVPDINPPFGSMGDPAASDEDRTGAIDPISGILNMMLAAPMTANGEPCSGSVPIFDGRARYNLRLENGGMGNVNTRAWSGEALVCRAYVEPISGYEEGKRPTEEDTRRPVTMWLAQHGEVWVPVRYRANTRIGNLTISATHLRVGG from the coding sequence ATGCGATTGAAAGCCCTTCTGGCCATGACGGCCCTGGCCGTTCTGCCCGCCCTGCCAGCCAGCGCAGACACGGGAACCCGGCTCGCCGCACCGCCTGAAAGCCTGTTTGTCCAGTATTCCGGGTCATTATTGCTGATCCCGGTCGCGAACATCTCCATCAACGCGGTCTGGCCGGGCGACACCTATTCGGCAACCGCGACCTTCCAGTCAGGCGGACTGCTGCGCTGGTTTGACGATACCAATATCGAGGCCGGTGTTTCAGGCTATGTCCGCGAGGACGGGCTGGACCCCTGGCGCTATCAGCACCTCAACCATGCCAGCGGCAAGGGCCGGATCGTGGCGGTTCATTTCGAGGAGGGTATGGCCGTGCCCGACATTAACCCGCCTTTCGGCTCGATGGGTGATCCGGCGGCCAGCGATGAAGACCGGACGGGCGCGATTGATCCGATTTCGGGCATTCTCAACATGATGCTGGCCGCACCGATGACCGCCAATGGCGAGCCCTGCTCGGGCAGCGTCCCGATTTTTGACGGCCGCGCCCGCTATAATCTGCGTCTGGAAAATGGCGGCATGGGCAATGTCAACACGCGCGCCTGGTCTGGTGAGGCGCTGGTCTGCCGCGCCTATGTGGAACCGATCAGCGGCTATGAGGAAGGCAAACGCCCGACCGAGGAAGATACGCGCCGTCCGGTCACGATGTGGCTGGCCCAGCACGGTGAAGTCTGGGTGCCGGTGCGCTATCGCGCCAATACCCGTATCGGCAATCTGACGATCAGCGCCACGCATCTGCGCGTGGGCGGCTAG
- a CDS encoding helicase-related protein — MPTQGEITAVLGPTNTGKTHLALTRMLGRSSGVMGLPLRLLARELYDRVVKAKGPGAAALITGEEKIVPKSARYFLCTVEAMPLDMRPAFLAIDEIQLAADPDRGHVFTDRLLHARGSEETMLLGSSTMAPMLSRLVPDAQRVERERFSTLTYSGPKKLGKLPRRSAIVAFSAEDVYAIAELIRRQRGGAAVVMGALSPRTRNAQVELYQSGEVDYLIATDAIGMGLNMDVDHVAFAAFSKFDGHRRRRLRPDEIGQIAGRAGRFRSDGTFGETGDARALDAETIQAVENHEFAPVTKLTWRNSALDFSSLEALRNSLARPCPAKGLERVRGALDEQVLETLSADGEVRGWTRTRGGLETLWDVCRIPDFRKTTVDEHARLSRQIYAYLMSREGVLPDAWLDGQLARVSGTAGDVATLSQRLAHVRTWAYAANRPGWTRDPAHWQARTREVEDALSDALHEALMTRFIDRRTSALVKGLRDKTDLAAGVDHRGEVTVEGHFVGRLKGLRFAPDHAGGPLAQRAVTGAALKAVRPEINRRLGELARADAADLELDGDGYLVWQGERTGKLARSADRLNPDVVLVGGELGAAEAIARAAQRLQRHVAGEVSRHLGALVALKNRTGADSGLDGLARGIGWRLVEAGGAMPRHELASDIAQLSAHERRQLRSAGVRIGEHAVFLPALLKPRAAGLNTLLHAVHAGDAEARFRPAPGRVCLPAPQGRPATEMASAGYLVCGSLAVRIDMLERLADAVREARKPHPRGWFALDDTMMALLGLPMDGLEQVVRALGYTRVKKAADSTPDLWSATRKARSKPADITRPATPPDAASPFARLAELDLPRAPARRPANSGRKPRRKRAPRAAKGSGPT; from the coding sequence ATGCCCACGCAAGGCGAGATCACGGCGGTTCTCGGGCCGACCAATACCGGCAAGACCCATCTTGCCCTGACGCGCATGCTGGGGCGCTCCTCCGGCGTGATGGGCCTGCCTTTGCGCCTGCTGGCCCGTGAGCTTTACGACCGCGTAGTCAAGGCCAAGGGGCCGGGGGCGGCGGCGCTGATCACCGGCGAGGAAAAGATCGTGCCGAAAAGCGCGCGCTATTTCCTCTGCACGGTGGAGGCCATGCCTCTGGATATGCGCCCCGCCTTCCTCGCGATCGACGAAATCCAGCTCGCCGCAGACCCGGACCGGGGCCACGTCTTCACTGACAGGCTCCTGCATGCGCGCGGGAGCGAGGAGACCATGCTGCTGGGCTCCTCGACCATGGCGCCCATGCTCTCCCGGCTGGTACCCGATGCGCAAAGGGTGGAGCGCGAACGCTTTTCCACCCTCACCTATTCTGGCCCGAAAAAGCTCGGCAAGCTGCCGCGCCGCTCCGCCATTGTCGCCTTCTCGGCAGAAGATGTGTACGCGATTGCAGAGCTGATACGCCGCCAGCGCGGCGGGGCCGCTGTGGTGATGGGCGCGCTCTCCCCGCGCACCCGCAACGCGCAAGTTGAGCTCTACCAGTCCGGCGAGGTGGACTATCTCATCGCCACCGACGCTATCGGCATGGGCCTCAACATGGATGTCGACCATGTCGCCTTTGCCGCCTTCTCCAAGTTCGACGGCCATCGCCGCCGCCGCTTGCGGCCCGACGAGATCGGCCAGATTGCCGGGCGCGCAGGCCGCTTCCGCTCCGATGGCACGTTTGGCGAGACAGGTGATGCACGCGCGCTCGATGCCGAGACCATTCAGGCGGTAGAGAACCATGAGTTCGCGCCGGTGACGAAGCTGACCTGGCGCAATAGCGCGCTGGACTTTTCCTCGCTGGAAGCCCTTCGCAACTCGCTGGCAAGGCCCTGCCCCGCCAAAGGGCTGGAACGGGTGCGCGGCGCGCTGGACGAGCAGGTGCTTGAAACCCTGAGCGCGGATGGCGAGGTGCGTGGCTGGACGCGCACGCGCGGCGGACTGGAAACCTTGTGGGATGTCTGCCGCATCCCTGATTTCCGCAAGACCACCGTGGACGAGCATGCCCGCCTGTCGCGCCAGATATACGCCTATCTGATGAGCCGTGAGGGGGTGTTGCCCGATGCCTGGCTGGACGGTCAGCTGGCGCGTGTGTCCGGCACGGCCGGTGATGTCGCCACCCTGTCCCAGCGTCTCGCCCATGTGCGCACCTGGGCCTATGCGGCCAACCGTCCCGGCTGGACACGCGACCCGGCCCACTGGCAGGCACGCACACGCGAGGTGGAAGATGCGCTGTCGGACGCCCTGCACGAAGCCCTGATGACCCGTTTCATCGACCGGCGCACCTCAGCCCTTGTGAAGGGCCTGCGCGACAAGACCGATCTGGCCGCCGGGGTGGACCATCGCGGTGAGGTGACGGTAGAGGGCCATTTTGTCGGCCGCCTCAAGGGCCTGCGCTTTGCACCCGACCATGCGGGCGGGCCGCTGGCGCAGCGCGCGGTCACCGGCGCGGCACTCAAGGCTGTGCGCCCGGAGATCAACCGGCGGCTCGGCGAGTTGGCGCGCGCGGACGCGGCCGATCTGGAGCTGGATGGCGACGGTTATCTGGTCTGGCAGGGCGAGCGGACGGGAAAGCTCGCCCGGTCGGCAGACCGGCTGAACCCGGACGTCGTGCTCGTCGGCGGGGAACTGGGCGCGGCAGAAGCGATTGCCAGGGCGGCGCAGCGCCTGCAGCGCCACGTTGCCGGAGAGGTGTCGCGTCATCTGGGCGCCCTTGTCGCGCTCAAAAACCGGACCGGCGCCGATTCCGGTCTGGACGGGCTGGCGCGCGGTATAGGCTGGCGGTTGGTGGAAGCAGGCGGCGCCATGCCCCGCCACGAACTGGCCAGTGACATAGCCCAGCTGTCCGCCCATGAGCGCCGCCAGCTGCGCAGCGCCGGAGTGCGTATTGGCGAGCACGCGGTCTTCCTGCCCGCCCTGCTCAAACCCCGCGCTGCCGGCCTCAACACGCTTCTTCATGCTGTGCATGCAGGCGACGCCGAGGCACGTTTCCGCCCGGCCCCCGGACGGGTATGCCTGCCCGCCCCGCAGGGCCGGCCGGCAACGGAAATGGCGTCAGCCGGCTATCTCGTCTGCGGGTCGCTGGCGGTGCGCATCGATATGCTGGAGCGCCTGGCCGATGCGGTGCGCGAAGCAAGAAAACCGCATCCGCGCGGCTGGTTCGCGCTTGATGACACCATGATGGCCCTGCTCGGCCTGCCGATGGACGGTCTGGAGCAGGTTGTGCGTGCCCTTGGCTATACCCGCGTGAAAAAGGCGGCTGACAGCACGCCGGACCTCTGGTCAGCAACCCGCAAGGCGCGCAGCAAGCCCGCAGACATCACCCGGCCTGCCACGCCGCCTGACGCCGCCAGCCCCTTCGCCCGGCTTGCCGAACTCGACTTGCCTCGCGCTCCGGCCCGGCGGCCTGCAAACAGCGGCAGAAAGCCCCGGCGCAAACGCGCTCCCCGTGCCGCGAAGGGATCGGGACCCACATGA
- a CDS encoding response regulator has product MGDTTQPARILLIEDDDTEAELFAGMLVRKSPECTVSRAACGRAALEQLASGPLPDCLVLDLRLPGEDGIWILERLLESPDWRAIPVIVFSGDVSRLGPASSQYPNVASSVRKPHSLEEYEAALLIVCAIVGATVSAAA; this is encoded by the coding sequence ATGGGCGACACGACGCAGCCGGCACGGATACTTCTGATTGAGGACGATGACACCGAAGCAGAACTGTTTGCCGGCATGCTGGTACGAAAATCACCCGAATGCACGGTTTCCCGTGCCGCCTGCGGCCGTGCGGCACTGGAACAGCTGGCCTCCGGCCCGCTGCCTGACTGCCTGGTTCTCGATTTGCGCCTGCCCGGCGAAGACGGGATCTGGATACTCGAACGCCTGCTTGAATCGCCTGACTGGCGCGCCATCCCGGTTATCGTGTTTTCAGGCGATGTTTCACGCCTCGGACCGGCCTCCAGCCAGTATCCCAATGTCGCTTCGAGCGTGCGCAAGCCTCATAGCCTCGAGGAATATGAAGCCGCCTTGCTGATCGTGTGCGCGATCGTCGGCGCTACGGTGTCTGCTGCGGCCTGA
- the fdxA gene encoding ferredoxin FdxA: MTYIVTDACIRCKFTDCVEVCPVDCFYEGENMLVIHPDECIDCGVCEPECPVEAIKPDTEDDPDGKWLALNSKYATAWPNITVRKDPPADAAEFETVSGKLDKYFSDKPGSGD, encoded by the coding sequence ATGACCTATATCGTCACTGACGCCTGCATACGCTGCAAGTTCACCGATTGCGTGGAAGTCTGTCCTGTGGACTGCTTTTATGAAGGCGAGAACATGCTCGTCATTCATCCCGACGAGTGCATTGATTGCGGCGTGTGTGAGCCGGAATGTCCTGTAGAGGCCATCAAGCCGGACACTGAAGACGATCCAGATGGCAAGTGGCTTGCCCTGAATTCAAAATACGCCACGGCCTGGCCAAACATTACCGTCCGCAAGGACCCGCCTGCAGATGCCGCTGAATTCGAGACGGTGTCTGGCAAGTTGGACAAGTACTTTTCCGACAAGCCGGGCTCAGGCGATTAA